From the genome of Spirosomataceae bacterium TFI 002, one region includes:
- a CDS encoding Membrane associated serine protease, rhomboid family has product MAVLKVYHKHYFITMFDRITPVVKNLLIANVAIFLLSLIAKNFMFTYFSFFNPILPGSEEMFNPNFRPWQIISYMFMHSTSSMGHIFGNMFGLFIFGSTLETYMGSKRFFYYYMITGIGAAVLNSVLNTYEMSQLIVMSEPYIDLARTPMVGASGAIFGILVAFGVLFPNVELMLLFFPVPIKAKYFVVLYGAYELYAGATGMQSGIAHFAHLGGLLTGLVLLKFFRFDQRSW; this is encoded by the coding sequence TTGGCGGTTCTTAAGGTTTATCATAAACACTATTTCATAACTATGTTTGATCGTATTACCCCCGTTGTAAAGAACTTGTTGATTGCTAATGTGGCTATTTTTCTACTTTCTTTAATAGCAAAAAATTTTATGTTCACATATTTTTCATTTTTCAACCCTATACTACCGGGATCAGAAGAAATGTTTAATCCTAATTTTAGGCCTTGGCAAATCATTTCTTATATGTTTATGCACAGCACTAGCAGTATGGGTCATATTTTTGGAAACATGTTCGGTCTCTTTATTTTTGGATCAACACTGGAAACCTACATGGGTTCTAAGCGATTCTTTTATTATTATATGATCACCGGAATAGGTGCTGCAGTTCTCAATAGTGTGCTCAATACCTATGAAATGAGCCAGCTTATTGTAATGTCCGAGCCATATATAGACCTTGCACGAACACCGATGGTAGGTGCTTCTGGTGCGATTTTTGGTATACTAGTAGCATTTGGTGTGCTTTTCCCAAATGTTGAATTAATGCTATTATTTTTCCCTGTGCCTATAAAAGCTAAATATTTTGTAGTTTTATATGGTGCTTATGAATTGTACGCCGGTGCAACTGGAATGCAGTCAGGTATAGCACACTTTGCTCACTTAGGTGGTTTACTTACAGGCTTAGTTTTATTAAAGTTTTTTAGGTTTGATCAACGAAGTTGGTAA
- a CDS encoding Membrane associated serine protease, rhomboid family has protein sequence MTSVFDDIKQAFNNQHNSSVKIILINLFVFLALGIFKFFFSLSPETSFIVPAIKDNLWLSADLTGFLLHPWAVFTFGFINDNLINLIFNSLALFYFGLLIQDFLGTRKLFNVYILGYIFAGIFYVLTYNMAGIWKINISLISPATGSAAAVYAVMFATVTLIPDYEFYFFRLFYIKIKYIALAFLVLSFFMSPGYGLLNLGGAVFGYLYIKFLRTGIDLGSPIESLAAWFSRKESTPSPKPFQAKKYSHSTIGNTRKSTFEFVPDAQPDQEEVDALLDKISTSGYDSLTKEEKQRLYIASKSNDLRTK, from the coding sequence ATGACAAGTGTTTTTGACGATATCAAGCAGGCTTTTAACAATCAGCATAATTCGAGTGTGAAAATCATTCTTATTAATCTGTTTGTGTTTCTTGCATTGGGTATTTTCAAGTTTTTCTTTAGTCTATCTCCTGAAACCTCTTTCATTGTACCAGCCATAAAGGACAACCTTTGGTTAAGTGCCGATCTTACTGGCTTTTTACTGCACCCTTGGGCTGTCTTTACTTTTGGTTTTATCAATGACAACCTCATAAACCTTATATTTAATAGCCTTGCGTTGTTCTATTTTGGTCTTTTAATTCAAGACTTTTTAGGAACCAGAAAACTATTCAATGTCTATATATTAGGTTATATTTTTGCGGGAATTTTTTATGTGCTTACCTATAATATGGCAGGCATTTGGAAGATAAATATTTCGCTCATTTCTCCTGCAACCGGTTCTGCAGCAGCAGTATATGCTGTTATGTTTGCCACCGTCACCCTCATTCCCGACTATGAGTTCTATTTTTTCAGACTATTTTATATCAAAATAAAGTATATCGCTCTGGCCTTCTTAGTTTTATCCTTTTTCATGTCTCCTGGGTATGGGTTATTGAATTTGGGAGGAGCTGTTTTTGGCTACTTGTATATTAAATTTTTAAGAACGGGTATTGACTTAGGTAGCCCTATCGAATCTCTTGCAGCATGGTTTTCTAGAAAAGAAAGTACTCCAAGTCCAAAGCCATTTCAAGCAAAAAAATACAGCCATTCAACAATTGGCAACACAAGAAAATCAACTTTTGAATTTGTGCCAGATGCACAACCTGACCAAGAAGAAGTTGATGCACTTTTGGACAAAATAAGTACTTCTGGCTATGATAGCCTTACCAAAGAAGAAAAGCAAAGACTCTACATTGCTTCTAAAAGTAACGACTTACGAACTAAGTAA